The Alphaproteobacteria bacterium DNA segment AGACATAATAATAACGTAAAAAGTACTCCTCAATATCACACCCCACCAGATTATGATTGTATCCTTCCAAGTTAGCTGCTGTGTCATTGGGGTATGCCTTCTCGTGATTCCGCAAACAATTCCGGAATTTATCATAATGCCCATGATGATTCGACTAATTTCGTCCCACGCGCATCACCTATGGCGATAACCAGGTCGAGACGTTGCACTACGACCAAGGCGCGAACGGCAAGGGGCGCTTGACGGGGGCGCAATACGCGGCGGGCAGCACGACTTATGCCTATGACTCCCAAGGCCATCTGTCGCAAGAGTCTCAGATCGTGGACAAGGTGACATTGACGACCACCTATACCCGCAACGCGGCGGGTCAGGTGGTGCGTGCGGTGTTGCCTTCGGGCAAGGTGCTGAATTACGCCTATAACGCCAACGGCCAGGTGGCGCAGATCAGCCTGAACGGCGCGGCTTTGATCACGGGGATCACCTATCAGGCCTTTGGTCCGGCCTCGGGGTGGAGCGCGTTGGGGCAGGCGCATCGGCGCAGCTTTAACCTGGACGGGCATGTCACGGGGATCACGACTCCCGATTTGAATATCACCATGGGCTATGACCAGGCCGAGCGGTTATCCACTTTGCAAGAAGGCAAATTGGGTCTGCAGCGTTTTGGCTATGCGGGGAATGGGTGGTTGGACCGCTACACCTTTACCGACGGCATCACGGGGCGCTATGATTTCGACCCATCGGGCAATCGCACCGCGCAGCGCGACGGTGTGAAGGGCACGGTGACATCGGTGATTGCGGGAAACAGCAACCAAGTGACCAGCGTGACGAAGAACAACGGCAAGACCGTGCCGATGCGCCATGACTTGGCGGGGAACCTGACCTTTGACGGCGTGCAGGACGTGGAGCTTTCTTATGACGGCGCGAACCGCACCTCGGGCGTGAAGAATAAAGGCACACAGTATCGCTATAACCACGCGGATCAGCGGGTGGAGAAACTGGGCCCCGGCACGCGCGGCGTGGGTAAGGAGATCTACGCCTATGACCTGTCCGGCTTGATGGGCGGCGTGTATGGCCCCGACGCCAAGCCTTTATGGGAAACGGTGCGCCTGGACGGCGCCCCCGTGGCGGTGCTGGGCGGCGACGGCAAAGCCTATGCCGCGCATCCCGATTATCGCGGCGCGCCCATTCGCCTGAACGGCGCGAACGGCGCGATGGTCTGGGACTGGCAAGCCTCAGGCCCCTGGGCCGACGTGTCGCCCCTGCACTACACACCCGGCCTCAGCGCCGCCTTTCCCTTCCACTATCGCGAACGCCTGCCCGGCCAGTTCTATGACGACGAAACCGACATGAACTATAACGGCGCGCGCATCTATAACATGCATCTGGGCCGCTTTAACCAACCCGACCCCGTGCTGCAGCTGGATGGCCTTAACTCGTATAATATTGACAATAACAATCCGGTGGGGTTTGTGGATCCGGATGGACGCACCGCCGACCCCATCGGCTATGGTGCCAGCATGACAGGATCACGGGCTGAACAGGCGTATAGGGAGGCTGCGCAGGCATACACCCAGCCACAAACAGAAACGTCATGGGGGGAAGTCGCTGCCCAGGGATTTGGAACAGGCGTTATGGCGGCAGCGGATGGAATGAACCCATTTGGCAATCCCTTCTATGACGCCGGTGCATATAGCGATTCAGACCCAGGAGCTGAAGGAGCTTATTTTATTGGGCAAAGAACTGTTGATGTAGGGTTGGCCTTACTGCTCAGAAACCAATATAATCTTGGTCGAGAAATCTGCATTGGTAAGAATCTAAGGATAGCACCGTTCGGCAATAGAACAGGTCATCCGTTGGGAGAGTTACCGCATTATCACAGAAGAGGCGCACCTGATATCAATGGGGAAACGCCGAAAGGTCAGGGAATCAAAAGGCATCGGCCATGGGAAAGAAAAAGCTCGGATACAAACTTCATGAACAGGCTGTGATATGAAGACTCCTCTTATTCTTTACGAGAAAGACTCGCGCGATGTATGCATGTTTTCCAGTGCTGCAGCGTTGGAAAGATATGTGGAACCCATTGACGTTGAAAACGGTGAATATCAAGCCTACGACGCTGATGGAAAGGTGTTAGATTTAACATTACGAAAGAGTGTACATAAAGAATCCTTTTTTTGTTTTACAGTTGTGGATTGTGAATTCGGTAATGTATCTTTGATTGAAGATAAAAACGTGTATGACAGGGATACTCTACGAAATATCCTTGCACAATATTCTAAGGCCATGGGGATAGTATTCGAGATAAATCCAAGCTTAGAAGAATTAATTGATGTTTTGATAAAAGACGTTGGTTACACTAAATAGATTGCTGGATGGCCAGGTGGCGCAGATCAGCCTGAATGGCGCGGCTTTGATCACGGGGATCACCTATCAGCCATTCGGGTATTACCCGAATGGCTGGGTGGCTGTATCAAGCCGCGGTTATCCAACATCCTATGGCCAGAATTTTCTCCCAGAAATCCAATCCTCAAATCCGTTTTCGCGCATAACTTCGGCGATGGCATCAAGGATCAGGCGTTTGGATAACTGCTTTTCGCCCAAGCGGTCTGTGTATGTGATTTGACTGGTATGCTGTTTGGTTATTTCATCAGCAATCTGGTGATGGTATTTATCCGCAAAAAATGTGGTGATTTTTGATCGTACGAACGCTTTAAGACTTTCCTTCTGCTTTTGTCGCGGGTCATTTTGTGCCCTCGTTAACCCGGCACTTTGCTTCGCTTGATTTTTTCCAGCAAAGACATAGTCAGGCCACACGAATGTAAAATCTGCACGAGTCGACACCATGCATTCGGCAAGGTTGACGACAGTCATTTTGGGATTGGTTGTCTTTGACGGATTCCTGGCAAGGGAAAGCACAATGCCCGATCCGTTCATGGACTGGGATATGGAAGCATAGGCTTGCTTCGCCTTCTCTTGATCGGACAAAGACCGCGCCAGATAAACCTCAAACCGCTCTTGCCTCTTGGTCAAATGTCCGAGAAAGAGCGCCGTGGATGAAATAGCTTCTCTCTCTCCATCCGTTCCTGCCATGTTCTGGACCCATAGCCCAAGACTGTTCCAATCGGCACGCCATCGCCTGAGTTCTTCATCGCTGGGCTGAAAAGTGATTCCGCAGCAGGGGCATAGGGCCGAAGTCATCTTACCCTTTGCACCCTTGCGGCGCACAATTGCCGTGGCATCGCATGAAATGCAGGCAACTGAGTTCGTGTGCTCTTCCGATAACAGCCCGTGTTTCATAAGGCCGGGAAGATATGGCTTGGCGTCCAAACCAATGTCAGCCTTTGCAAGGAATACCGGATCATCCCCAGCAACATCCAGCTGCCTCAGCATATCTATGAGAAATCTCGGCCATCGTTTAGGCGGCTTGCGTGGCTGCGCCGTCGGTTTCGCTGTCGCTGTCGTCTTGTTCTTCATTGCCGCAAGCCCTCAACAATTTGATCTCGCGGAAGAACCGCTTGATGTTCTCATCCGTTTCGTCATGGCCAAGGCCCGTGTCGCCGGAACTGCTTATGGTGACTTTCACGGAAACGTCTTTCTTTTCTGCCGTGTCCCAGTACACGACGAACAGCGCCGCTTGGGTTGCTTCTACATAGCTGCGATGCCACCAGCCGCCGGGATCGGGGTTGATGTTGATGCGGCTGTTGGCGCAATCCCGAATTTCCTGAACCCAATCGCGCGGCTGTTCCTGTTCCAGATGGTTCTTGGGAATTCTGATATTCAGCGATGTTTCCCAGAAAGGATGCTTTGTCCTTTGCACCCTTAATGAACCAACAAAAGCCTGTTTGACCCCGGTATCTGACATGGGGACTGACAAAGGCTTTCCCGCGATCACGCGATCAAGGAGGGCTTGCAGGTCAAAGACTTCGTTTTTCGGTGGGCGGGCGTCTATTACCTTTTGGGGCTGGCCCCTACCTTTTTTCCATAGATAACTTCCGCGCAGACCTGATGCATTTTCAGGCGTATTTCCGGCGTGTCTGCGATGGCGTCGATGGTTTTGTGGCGTGTGTCAAAGACATATACAAGGCCCAGCGCTAATCGCGGATGTTTATCCACCGGCTTGTTCTCACCATTTTCATATTCGCGCTGATAGGACGGAAGATCGTCAAATTCCAGCATGAGGAAAATCTTGCTGCCATGGCTGAATGAGCGGGCATCGCTGTAACGGCTGCCCCTGTCACGATGGATGCGGGCAAGCAGATTGGTCTTTAACGCATCCAGCGTCTTCGTATCAGGCGCTTGAACGTCACCCCCTGTGTAATCATTTCTGCAAGAGCAATACATTTTGCTTTGCTGCGTGTGCAGGCTCATGACGAAATAATCGCCGACAAGTTTTTCCTGCTCCATGTAAAGGAGAACGACCTGTTCAGCTTCCGATTTTCCTGCGTCAATTTTTGCCCAATCGACTTGCGCCTCGTGATGGCCGGACAAGAAGGGGCGTAGGCTGGTGAATGCGCTGCGCTCTTTATGGAAGAAATGGGCGACTCTGAGAGCGCGAATGCAGCGGGGATGATCGGAAATCGCATCGGTGACCGCTTGAAGAGTGTCTTTTTTCTTTTTATTTTTGCGGATGCTTTGCAAATCCGGTTTTGGCTCATCGCAAAATTTAGCAACCAGAAGATCTATCGTTTGATCCGAGAGCTGGCGCAGAACGCGCTGGATTTTGAAATCTTTAAGCAGGTCTTTCATCGGGCGATGCCTCTTCTGGTGCAACCTCGACAATCTTCCCGTCTTTCCAAATCACGAGTTTGGTGTTCGTTTGACGCGCTTTTTCAATGGCAGCACGAGCGATGGCCGGGAAGCCCATGTCGATTTTCTGAATTGTTTCATCGGGGGATGGTTCGATCATTCCTTATCCTTCTAGGACATACTGCAAAGGTTCGAATGCGAAGGGGCCAGCATATTCATGATCAGACGGATCATGGTTTCTTTCTGGTCAGGGGCCGATTCTGCCACAAGAAGAGCCAGCGCGGCCAAGCCTATGTCATTGATAACGGGTTGGCCGTTACGCATAAAAGCGCGGTTGCGATGGAGAAAATCGATAAACAGACAGGCGGCGCTGCGCTTGTTCCCATCTGAGAACGGATGGTTTTTGATCACAAAATAAAGAAGATGGGCGGCCTTTGCTTCAATCGTGGGATAAGCAGGTTCGCCAAGAACACTTTGCTGCAAATTGCCAAGAATGGCTTCAAAAGATTCCCCTCGCTCTCGTGCGAACAGATCGCTCGCCTGCCCACGTGCGGCCAGGTCAGCTTTCAGGGTTGCCAGAATGATGCGGGCTTCAGCCAAGGTTGGAAGGGTGCCGCCGCCGGTGCCTGCTGGATCGGTAAGGGTTCCTTCGTCATAACGTTGGAGCAGTAAAAAGGTTTGGGTATAGCGGCCCAGTATTTCAACCAGTCCGCGCCCTTCATCGGCGGTGAGGGCGGACGTTCTGGTCGTGTGCTGGACAAGCCGCAATGCGGCCTCTAATTCGCGGGCGTTGTTCTCAAGGCGTTGGCGATTAAGGGTATAGCCTTTTGTCAGATGTTCATTCAGCACTCGTGTGGCCCATTGACGAAAGCGTACACCACGTTTTGAATTCACCCTGTAAGCAACGGAGATGATAACATCCAGATTATAGAGCTTTACCTTACGTTTAACCTGTCTTTTGCCTTCAGTTTGAACTACCGAGGATTCCTCGGTAGTTGCCGTCTCTAACAGTTCGCCAGCTTCGTATATGTTGGCGATGTGCAGACTTATATTATCCGTCGAGGTCTCGAGCAGGTCGGCCATCTGACGCTGAGTTAGCCAGACGGTCTCGCCTTGCAAGCGCACTTCTACATCGTGCCCCTCTTGGGCATATATCACGATCTCGCTCATGCCTTAATGCCTTCTTCCGGCAGCCATCATTGCCTGAGTTGCTTTCTCTACGGATTCGCGCACGGGATCGAGATTGAGTCGAGCGTAAATTTGCGTCGCTTGCTGCGATTTATGCCCCAGTGACTTGCCGATGATGAACCCGCTTGCGCCTGTGGATGCCTGCCAGCTTCCCAGTGACCGGCGCAGATCATGAATGCGTAAATCCTTAATGCCAGCCCGCGCCAACACACGCTGCCAAGCCCGCTTAGGGTCGGTGAAATGGCCAGATTTGCTGGTTTCGACCGGAAAGACCCATTCGCTGTTGGTTCCAAGGCGTCGCCGGTCAAGTACCTTGACCTGCTCCCCGAGAATCCATCCAAGATGAAGTAGAGTCCGCACAGGAGCCCCCCTGAGGGGGAAAAGAAGGAGCGGAAGATGAAGAAGCGTCATACGGAAGAACAGATTATCGGGATATTGCGAGAGCAAGAGAGCGGAGGGAAGACGGAGGAGGTATGCCGCCGTCACGGGATCAGTCCAGCGACGTTTTACAAGTGGAAAGCGAAGTTTGGCGGGATGGACGTCTCTGAGGCGGTTCGGCTTCGAAGTCTTGAGGCAGAGAACGGTCGCTTGAAGAAGCTGCTGGCGGAAGCGATGCTGGACAACGCGATGCTCAAGGACATTGCCTCAAAAAAATGGTAACGCCCGCTGTGCGGCGACAGGTCGTGAATGAGCTTCGAGAGGGATACGGAGTGAGTGAGCGGCGGGCGTGCAAGGTGTCGGGCCAGGATCGCAGCGTGCAACGCTACCGGGCGCGGCGGCGTTCAGATCAGGAGGCTCGCGCGCGTTTGCGGGAACTGGCCGGCCAGAGGCGACGGTTTGGCTATCGCCGGCTGGGCGTGTTATTGGCGCGAGAGGGCCTGCGCATGAACCAGAAGAAGCTATGGCGGCTGTATCGGGAGGAAGGTTTGACGGTACGCCGCCGCAAGGGGCGCAAACGGGCCTTGGGGACGCGCCGGCCTCTGACGGTGCCACAAGGTCCCGGTCAGCGGTGGTCGTTGGACTTTGTGTCGGATGCGCTGACCGATGGGCGGCGCTTCCGGATATTGTGTGTGGTGGACGATTTCAGCCGGGAGTGCCTGGCCCTGGTGGCCGGTACGTCCCTCTCCGGACATCGTCTGGCGCGGGAGCTGGATCGTCTGATAGCGACCAAGGGCAAGCCCTGCCTGGTCCGTCAGTGACAACGGCCCGGAGATGGTCAGCCATGCCATGTTGGCGTGGCAGCAGGAACGTCAGGTGGAATGGCACTACATCGCTCCGGGCAAGCCGCAGCAGAACGGCTTTGTCGAGAGCTTCAACGGCAAACTGCGCGACGAATGCCTGAACGAAACATTGTTTCATAACCTACGCCATGCGCAAGAAGTGCTGGACGCATGGCGCGAAGACTATAACGAGGTCCGGCCTCACTCGGCCCTGGCGGGCCAAACCCCCGCCCAGGTCGCGCAAGCCGCCCAATCACAAGGGGTAAGGGGGCATGCCCCCTTACCCCTTGCATCCCAGCCCGTCATGAGGCTCTCATGACATCATGGACTCTACTTCCTGATGGTAGATATTTGGGGGGCAGGTCACATGCCTTGGCGACGCAGCATTTGAGATGCGGCAATCTGCATCTGCTGGGTAATGCCGGGCGTGTAGGCGACCATCACCTGTGTTGGCGTTGGGGCGCGTTTAGGCAAGAGGTCGGCGGCGATCATGATGGCCATAAGTCGAGATAAGCCAATTGAGATGCCAACGCCGGGAAGCTTCGCATTTACCATATCGCCAACAAGATTCTCATAACGTCCGCCGGAGCAAACGCTGGCCTTAATTGTGCCGCGTTCCAATTCCGTCTCAAAAACGTTGCCGGTATAGTAAGCTAATCCGCGCGTGATGGACATGTCCAAATGGACACGTGTGTTGGCCGGAACGTCACCCAAATTACGACTAAGCTGCGCTAATTCCTCAAGCCCTTCATCCAGCAGAACATGCTTGACGCCCAAGGCTTGCACTTGACGAAGAACGTCTTCGCCAACTCCATTCACTTTACTAATATCAATGCATTTAGCAATGGCGTCATCGCTAAGATGTATTTCGTCACGCAACATTGTGGAAACACCATCTACGCCAATCTTCTCGGTTTTATCCATGACCCACCACTTCCTGCGTGGACAGGCCGCCTTGGTTGTTTCGATCCACGCCCCCGCGAAGGGGGCGACAATGCGGGGGGCTGGTGCATGTGGTTGATATTATGTTTCGATCCACGCCCCCGCGAAGGGGGCGACGGTCTCCCATGGGATGGATCAGGCCACGAGGGCCAGTTTCGATCCACGCCCCCGCGAAGGGGGCGACCGCGCCGAATAAAGTACAAATCGCGGTAAAGATGTTTCGATCCACGCCCCCGCGAAGGGGGCGACTTAAAGCCTCAGTAATAGACATCGTTCTATCAACGTTTCGATCCACGCCCCCGCGAAGGGGGCGACCGGCGGCAGCCAAACGACGAGAGTAGTCAAGCTTGTTTCGATCCACGCCCCCGCGAAGGGGGCGACACAATCCGCCGTCAGATGCCGTTCTTCTGCGAGAGTTTCGATCCACGCCCCCGCGAAGGGGGCGACGCCACGCGCCAAATCCACCGCCTACAGCCTCTTCGTTTCGATCCACGCCCCCGCGAAGGGGGCGACGCAACAAAGAAACATGTTGACTAATGCGGAAAAGCGTTTCGATCCACGCCCCCGCGAAGGGGGCGACCCCATTCCTTGGTCAAATTTCAGGGTGTTTTATTTCGTTTCGATCCACGCCCCCGCGAAGGGGGCGACCGCAGCGGCAATCCGTTGATCGTGCTGCCAACGGGTTTCGATCCACGCCCCCGCGAAGGGGGCGACCATTGCCTCGCGGAAACCTGTCGATACGTTTTCGTTTCGATCCACGCCCCCGCGAAGGGGGCGACCCCATCACCGTCTCGCGTTTGAGGCTTGTGATGGGTTTCGATCCACGCCCCCGCGAAGGGGGCGACAGTTATATTGACTGTTCTATTGATGGTTATGGGTGTTTCGATCCACGCCCCCGCGAAGGGGGCGACGCACTTGTTCGAACGCATCGCGCTCTTCTTTCGAGTTTCGATCCACGCCCCCGCGAAGGGGGCGACCACTAGCCAAACATTGAGCTAGATTGATCTTATCAGTTTCGATCCACGCCCCCGCGAAGGGGGCGACCGATGAGATCCGCTTGGTGAGCCGGTACGATATTGTTTCGATCCACGCCCCCGCGAAGGGGGCGACACTGTGGCCTTTGGTCGCTGTTGTGTTTATGCCAGTTTCGATCCACGCCCCCGCGAAGGGGGCGACCAGGCCCAGCTTAAACGGCAGATTACCGTTACCGAGTTTCGATCCACGCCCCCGCGAAGGGGGCGACGAGCAGGCAGATCATTGGTATCCTGCCTGGGGAAGTTTCGATCCACGCCCCCGCGAAGGGGGCGACTTTTGCGTAATGGACAACGAGGACCTATTCGGAGGGTTTCGATCCACGCCCCCGCGAAGGGGGCGACAGTATCGTTTCGCGCCTATTATGATAGCAGCACCAAGTTTCGATCCACGCCCCCGCGAAGGGGGCGACGAGCGAGCAACAAGCAGCCGCCCCCGCCGTTGAGGTTTCGATCCACGCCCCCGCGAAGGGGGCGACTAGATGCGCGACTTTATCAACTGCACATTTGACAGTTTCGATCCACGCCCCCGCGAAGGGGGCGACTCCCCACTTTCCCAACCGAGACCAGACCCATTGTGTTTCGATCCACGCCCCCGCGAAGGGGGCGACGGGGTCATGCTAACACTCTGGCATTGCTTATTAAAGTCAGTGAATAGCGCGAAATGGCATTTTTCGGATAGAAAAAATCAATCTTTTGTCCTCCTGACATGTTTCTTCTTTTAATTACAAATCTTTATTGGCTGCGCGAACCTGCCGGGATTTTTTCACATGCTTGGGGTTCGCGCGTCCTAAGAAATTCAAATAATCATGGGACCGTTCAAATCTGTGCTGGGCTTGGCCCCCACATGCTCCACGCGACGGAGCCAATTGGATCCTAGATAATAGTACCTTAAGCTATCGAGTTGAGCGTTAAAGATGGTCTCCAATTTGTGTTTTAAAGCTGTCCATTGTGCGGGATCCACTTCGATTTCAAAAACGGAATGTTGAACACGTTGCCCATAATTCTGACAGGCCCTGGAAATGCGACGCAAACGCTTGGCACCATCGGCATCGGTTGTGCACACGTCATAGGTCACTAATACCATCATGCAGCACCCGCCTATTTCCAGAACCATGGTGGGTATGCGTCAATATCGCCCCTTAAATGCCTGGCCAGCAACTGCGCTTGCAGGTATGGCACCAGACCTAAGGGCGCATCCTCCTCAAGAAAAAGATGCTTCCGCTCCTCCTTTTTACGATCCTGCCAAGCCGTCAAGGCTGTCTTGCGGGCTTCATCAGTCAAGAAACACGCTCCTCCATCACGCGTTTCAAAATCCTTACTTCTCAACTGCCGCCGATTGATTAACGAAAGAACCAGACGATCCGCAAATATGGGGCGTAGCTCCTCCATCAAATCCAGCGCAAGACTGGGACGTCCTGGACGATCCCGATGCAGAAAACCAACAGCGGGATCAAGCCCCACGCTTTCAAGCGCGCTTCTGCAGTCATGCGTTAGTAGTGTGTAGAAGAACGACAACAAAGCATTGGTGGGATCAAGCGGTGGACGACGCGATCGTCCTTTGAACGCGAATTCTAGATCGGGAGACCGGATAAGGTTATTAAACATGCTGAAATATAATCGAGCCGCATCCCCTTCAGCACCGCGCAACACATCGAGACCAAGAGCATGCTGATTGATGTATGACAAACTGTGTGCCATTTGGCGCGTGGTTTGCACCAGATCATTTTTCGTCGCGTCGTCATAAACATCGTTGTAATCCCGTAGGGCGCGCATCAGAACAGCCCGTTGATTGGCGATCTTGCCCATGACCAGACTTTTCACAATATCTTCCGGTGTGTCGGAGATTTTATATTGGGCGCGGCGTAACAAAACGTTACCGCTGACGGGGCCTTCGACACGCGCCTGGAAACGGCCGTTGCGATCCAGGAAGACGAGTGTGATGCCATGGTTGGCGCACGCCTCCATAAGGGGCGGTGAAACATAGATGCCGCCAAACACGACAATTGAGGACAGCATATGCAAAGGAGCGCGGCCTAACGTTTTTCCTTCGTTTTCCGCAAGGAAATTTTCTCCATCCTTACGCAGGCTGCACCCTTCCGTCGTCACATAGATGGTATTGAGAAGTTTCTTCATGCGGAAAATTCCTCCGTTTCTAACACCACATCCGCCATGCGTTTGCGCCAAGCCTTGGCAGGTTTGGCAACATCTTTGGGACGGCACAAGTCGTATAGCGAACACGCACGGCAGCGCTGAGTATGTGGTGTCGGGGGCGGCGTCAGCCGGGATGCAAAAATGGCTTTGAGCTGGGTAATGGTCAGTAAGGTTAGGTCGCGTAACTCAGCATCGAAAGGCACAACCACCCGGCGTTTTGTCTGTGCATAGAAAAGGGCACCTTCAGCCACAACTTGCCTTGTCATGTCTTCAAGGCATAGGGCTTGGGCACATAGTTGAACTTCATCGGCACGGTGAAGTTTGGCCTTGCCGCGCTTAAACTCAACCGGATACGGAATCTCGCCCATGTCAGTTGAGCGAAACTCTACAAGATCGGCGATCCCTGCCATGCCAAGTTTTGCCGAGGCCACAGGCAGTGCGGCGACCCGGCGTATCCCCTTAATCTTACGCTGTCCTGGCTGATCGGTCACATCATGCAAAACGCGCCCCTCGGCCGTGAAACGGTTTTCAGACCACAGCCGCTCCAGGTGGATAAGGGCGGCTTGCCGAAGGCAATACACGGCATGCTGCAAGGCCGAAATGGGGATGGGCTCGGTTTCCCAGGAGTCACCATCCCCCGTTCCTGCGCCAGCCATAGGCTAGATGCGCTCGATGATAGTCACTCCTTCGGGCATATTTGTCTTGTCGATCTCAACCTTATAATCGCCATAACTGCGGGCGGGCGGCTGATGATCCAATCCCGAATCCCCAATCGCTCGAAGTGCGCCGCCGACATTGCGCCCGACATGAACGCGATCAAACAACGTATGTGCTGGCGCATTACCCAGGGCGCAATCATGCTTGAACACGATCAGCTTACGCACACACATTTCACCACGTGCGGCCGAGCGATCATGTTCGAACATGTTTTCTA contains these protein-coding regions:
- a CDS encoding RHS repeat-associated core domain-containing protein, coding for MHYDQGANGKGRLTGAQYAAGSTTYAYDSQGHLSQESQIVDKVTLTTTYTRNAAGQVVRAVLPSGKVLNYAYNANGQVAQISLNGAALITGITYQAFGPASGWSALGQAHRRSFNLDGHVTGITTPDLNITMGYDQAERLSTLQEGKLGLQRFGYAGNGWLDRYTFTDGITGRYDFDPSGNRTAQRDGVKGTVTSVIAGNSNQVTSVTKNNGKTVPMRHDLAGNLTFDGVQDVELSYDGANRTSGVKNKGTQYRYNHADQRVEKLGPGTRGVGKEIYAYDLSGLMGGVYGPDAKPLWETVRLDGAPVAVLGGDGKAYAAHPDYRGAPIRLNGANGAMVWDWQASGPWADVSPLHYTPGLSAAFPFHYRERLPGQFYDDETDMNYNGARIYNMHLGRFNQPDPVLQLDGLNSYNIDNNNPVGFVDPDGRTADPIGYGASMTGSRAEQAYREAAQAYTQPQTETSWGEVAAQGFGTGVMAAADGMNPFGNPFYDAGAYSDSDPGAEGAYFIGQRTVDVGLALLLRNQYNLGREICIGKNLRIAPFGNRTGHPLGELPHYHRRGAPDINGETPKGQGIKRHRPWERKSSDTNFMNRL
- a CDS encoding virulence protein RhuM/Fic/DOC family protein; this encodes MSEIVIYAQEGHDVEVRLQGETVWLTQRQMADLLETSTDNISLHIANIYEAGELLETATTEESSVVQTEGKRQVKRKVKLYNLDVIISVAYRVNSKRGVRFRQWATRVLNEHLTKGYTLNRQRLENNARELEAALRLVQHTTRTSALTADEGRGLVEILGRYTQTFLLLQRYDEGTLTDPAGTGGGTLPTLAEARIILATLKADLAARGQASDLFARERGESFEAILGNLQQSVLGEPAYPTIEAKAAHLLYFVIKNHPFSDGNKRSAACLFIDFLHRNRAFMRNGQPVINDIGLAALALLVAESAPDQKETMIRLIMNMLAPSHSNLCSMS
- a CDS encoding tyrosine-type recombinase/integrase, whose amino-acid sequence is MTLLHLPLLLFPLRGAPVRTLLHLGWILGEQVKVLDRRRLGTNSEWVFPVETSKSGHFTDPKRAWQRVLARAGIKDLRIHDLRRSLGSWQASTGASGFIIGKSLGHKSQQATQIYARLNLDPVRESVEKATQAMMAAGRRH
- a CDS encoding ATP phosphoribosyltransferase regulatory subunit; amino-acid sequence: MDKTEKIGVDGVSTMLRDEIHLSDDAIAKCIDISKVNGVGEDVLRQVQALGVKHVLLDEGLEELAQLSRNLGDVPANTRVHLDMSITRGLAYYTGNVFETELERGTIKASVCSGGRYENLVGDMVNAKLPGVGISIGLSRLMAIMIAADLLPKRAPTPTQVMVAYTPGITQQMQIAASQMLRRQGM
- the cas2 gene encoding CRISPR-associated endonuclease Cas2, which gives rise to MMVLVTYDVCTTDADGAKRLRRISRACQNYGQRVQHSVFEIEVDPAQWTALKHKLETIFNAQLDSLRYYYLGSNWLRRVEHVGAKPSTDLNGPMII
- the cas1c gene encoding type I-C CRISPR-associated endonuclease Cas1, which translates into the protein MKKLLNTIYVTTEGCSLRKDGENFLAENEGKTLGRAPLHMLSSIVVFGGIYVSPPLMEACANHGITLVFLDRNGRFQARVEGPVSGNVLLRRAQYKISDTPEDIVKSLVMGKIANQRAVLMRALRDYNDVYDDATKNDLVQTTRQMAHSLSYINQHALGLDVLRGAEGDAARLYFSMFNNLIRSPDLEFAFKGRSRRPPLDPTNALLSFFYTLLTHDCRSALESVGLDPAVGFLHRDRPGRPSLALDLMEELRPIFADRLVLSLINRRQLRSKDFETRDGGACFLTDEARKTALTAWQDRKKEERKHLFLEEDAPLGLVPYLQAQLLARHLRGDIDAYPPWFWK
- the cas4 gene encoding CRISPR-associated protein Cas4, which codes for MAGAGTGDGDSWETEPIPISALQHAVYCLRQAALIHLERLWSENRFTAEGRVLHDVTDQPGQRKIKGIRRVAALPVASAKLGMAGIADLVEFRSTDMGEIPYPVEFKRGKAKLHRADEVQLCAQALCLEDMTRQVVAEGALFYAQTKRRVVVPFDAELRDLTLLTITQLKAIFASRLTPPPTPHTQRCRACSLYDLCRPKDVAKPAKAWRKRMADVVLETEEFSA